One Triticum dicoccoides isolate Atlit2015 ecotype Zavitan chromosome 5B, WEW_v2.0, whole genome shotgun sequence genomic window carries:
- the LOC119304961 gene encoding pollen allergen Lol p 2-A-like, which yields MASSSRMLVVVVVATLVAVAWSAPPPVSITVEKGSDAKHLVLQIKYDKDGDNMKEVELKQNEDWLPLKKGYSGAWEIKSDTPLKGPFSFRYETQKGQRNVFDDIVPTDFKCGTTYKPEAY from the coding sequence ATGGCTTCATCGAGCAGGATGCTGGTTGTGGTGGTGGTGGCCACCCTAGTGGCCGTTGCGTGGAGCGCACCGCCGCCGGTGAGCATCACGGTGGAGAAGGGGTCCGACGCGAAGCATCTGGTGCTGCAGATCAAGTACGACAAGGACGGCGACAACATGAAGGAGGTGGAGCTGAAGCAGAACGAGGACTGGCTGCCCCTGAAGAAGGGCTACAGCGGCGCGTGGGAGATCAAGAGCGACACGCCCCTCAAGGGCCCCTTCAGCTTCCGCTACGAGACCCAGAAGGGCCAGCGCAACGTCTTCGATGACATCGTCCCCACAGATTTCAAGTGCGGCACCACCTACAAGCCAGAGGCGTACTGA